From the Salvia splendens isolate huo1 unplaced genomic scaffold, SspV2 ctg269, whole genome shotgun sequence genome, one window contains:
- the LOC121789526 gene encoding protein trichome birefringence-like 34 isoform X2 produces MVKKSNVSSDFLAAAVDVRCSFQTLVVLLVAALVVGAVYLTAESGYLMQEDEEEQKVRPAGCDLFSGRWVYDNESYPLYKEEECTFMSDQLACGKFGRSDLNFQHWRWQPHQCDLPR; encoded by the exons ATGGTTAAAAAAAGCAATGTCTCATCCGATTTTCTTGCGGCGGCGGTCGATGTCAGGTGCAGTTTTCAGACGCTCGTAGTGCTTCTTGTGGCGGCGCTGGTGGTCGGAGCCGTTTATCTGACGGCGGAGAGCGGCTACTTGATGCAAGAAGATGAGGAGGAGCAGAAGGTGAGGCCGGCCGGCTGCGACTTGTTTTCCGGGAGATGGGTTTATGATAACGAGTCTTACCCGTTGTATAAAGAGGAGGAATGCACGTTTATGTCGGATCAATTGGCATGTGGGAAATTCGGGAGAAGTGATTTAAATTTTCAGCATTGGAGGTGGCAGCCTCACCAATGTGACCTTCCCAG ATGA
- the LOC121789526 gene encoding protein trichome birefringence-like 34 isoform X1 has protein sequence MVKKSNVSSDFLAAAVDVRCSFQTLVVLLVAALVVGAVYLTAESGYLMQEDEEEQKVRPAGCDLFSGRWVYDNESYPLYKEEECTFMSDQLACGKFGRSDLNFQHWRWQPHQCDLPRFNATALLERLRNKRLVFVGDSLNRGQWVSMVCLLDKVIP, from the exons ATGGTTAAAAAAAGCAATGTCTCATCCGATTTTCTTGCGGCGGCGGTCGATGTCAGGTGCAGTTTTCAGACGCTCGTAGTGCTTCTTGTGGCGGCGCTGGTGGTCGGAGCCGTTTATCTGACGGCGGAGAGCGGCTACTTGATGCAAGAAGATGAGGAGGAGCAGAAGGTGAGGCCGGCCGGCTGCGACTTGTTTTCCGGGAGATGGGTTTATGATAACGAGTCTTACCCGTTGTATAAAGAGGAGGAATGCACGTTTATGTCGGATCAATTGGCATGTGGGAAATTCGGGAGAAGTGATTTAAATTTTCAGCATTGGAGGTGGCAGCCTCACCAATGTGACCTTCCCAG GTTCAACGCCACAGCATTATTAGAGAGATTAAGGAATAAAAGGTTAGTTTTCGTTGGAGATTCACTGAATAGAGGGCAGTGGGTTTCTATGGTTTGCTTGCTCGACAAAGTTATCccatga